The sequence CGATGTCGTCGTCGGACATGCTCACCGGAGATTTTCCGATCGTTCGTGATAAATCTACGCCATGCGCCGGTAGCGTACGGACACTCGTCCGAACGGGATGACGGTGACGTTCGTGAGATGAGTCATGTCGGTGGCGCGTCGTGTCGGAAAATCGCCGCGTTGCGCCGTTTTTGCGGGAACCCGAACCATTCAGAAGGCTTTTGAGCGGGCCGGCGGATATGCACCACACAGCATGCCTGCGGACTTCAATTGGGCGATCGGTGGCGAGGCCGGTGACGGCATCGACTCCACCGGGAAAATCTTCGCCCAGGCGCTCTCGAGGGCCGGTCGGCACGTGTTCACCTCCAAAGACTTCGCGTCGCGCATTCGGGGCGGCTACACGGCGTACAAAGTCCGCACGTCAGTAGACCAGGTACAGAGCGTCGTCGACCGGCTGGACGTGCTCATCGCACTCACCCAGCGGACCATCGACGAGAACCTGAACGAACTCCACGAGGGGAGCGTTATCATCTACGATGGGGACCGAACGACGATGCAGGACGTCGAGATCCCCGAGGACGTGATCGGCCTCGACGTGCCTCTGAAAAGCCTCGCCGAAGACGCCGGCGGGGCCATCATGCGCAACGTCGTCGCCCTCGGCGCCGCGTGTGCCGTCAGCGGCTTTCCCATCGAGAACCTCGACAGCGCGCTGGAGAAACGCTTCGGGGACAAGGGCGAGGCCATCGTCGACAACAACAAGTCGGCGGCGCGGAAGGGCCGCGAGTACGTCGAATCGGAGTTCGACCAGCCCTTCGGCTACGATCTCGAGTGTACCGACGAGAACTACGTCCTCCTGAACGGCGACGAGGCCATCGGTATGGGCGCCATCGCTGCAGGCTGTCGCTTCTACGCGGGCTACCCCATCACCCCCGCGACCAACGTGATGGAGTATCTCACCGGACGGGTCGAGCGCTACGGCGGCCACGTCGTCCAAGCCGAGGACGAACTCGCCGCGATCAACCTCGCGCTCGGCGCCGCCCGGGCGGGCGCCCGGTCGATGACCGCCACCTCCGGTCCCGGGATCGACCTCATGACCGAGACGTTCGGCCTGATCGCGACCAGCGAGACGCCGCTGGTCATCGTCGACGTGATGCGCTCCGGCCCCTCGACCGGGATGCCGACCAAGCAGGAACAGGGCGACCTGAACACCCTGCTCTACGGTGGCCACGGGGAAGTGCCGCGGTTCGTCCTCGCGCCGACGACCATCGCCGACTGTTTCCACAAGACCGTCGAGGCGTTCAACCTCGCCGAGAAATACCAGATCCCGGTGTATCTCACCGCCGACCTCTCGCTCGCAGTCACCGAGCAGACGTACCCACCCGAGGAGTTCGACATGGACGCGGTCGAGATCGAGCGCGGGAAGATCGTCGACGAGGGGACCGTCGGCGAGTGGCAGGACGAGGAAGGACGGTTCAAGCCCCACGCGCTCACCGACGACGGCATCAGCCCGCGCTCCCTGCCGGGGACTGAGGGCGGCGTTCACATGTCGACGGGGCTCGAACACGACGAACTCGGTCGCCGGACCGAGGATCGGGAGATGCGCGTCCAGCAGGTTGACAAACGCTCCCGGAAAGTCGAGACGGCCCGGGAGCGCGAGGCGTTCGAACCCCGGGAGTTCGGCGATCCCGACGCCGAGACGCTCGTGCTCTCGTGGGGGTCGAACGAGGGGGCGCTGATCGAAGCCGAGCGGTTCCTCGACGACGAGGGGATCGACGCGCGATATCTCTCGGTGCCGTATCTCTTCCCCCGCCCCGATCTGACGGAGGCGGTCGAAGCCGCCGAGACCGTCATCGTCGTCGAATGCAACGCGACGGGGCAGTTCGCCGACATCGTCGAACACGACACGCTGACGCGCGTCACCCGGATCAACAAGTACGACGGCGTCCGCTTCAAGGCGGACGAACTCGCCGAGCGCATCGCCGCAGTCCTGACGGACGACACGGAGGAAGCCACTGCATGAGTTCCAACGTTCGATTCACCGACTTCAAATCCGACGCACAGCCGACCTGGTGTCCGGGCTGTGGCGACTTCGGCACCATGAACGGGATGATGAAAGCCTTAGCCGAGACCGGCAACAGCCCCGACGACACCTTCGTCGTCGCCGGCATCGGCTGTTCCGGCAAGATCGGGACGTACATGCGGTCGTACGCCATCCACGGCGTCCACGGCCGCGCGCTCCCGGTCGGCGCCGGCGTCAAACTCGCCAACCCCGACATCGAGGTGATGGTCGCGGGCGGCGACGGCGACGGCTACTCCATCGGCGCGGGCCATTTCATCCACGCCGTCCGCCGCAACGTCGACATGACCTACGTGGTCATGGACAACCGCATCTACGGACTGACGAAGGGCCAGGCCTCGCCGACCAGCCGCGAGGACTTCGAAACGTCGACGACGCCGGAAGGCCCCCAGCAACCGCCGGTCAATCCCCTGGCGCTCGCCCTCGCCGCGAGCGGCACCTTCATCGCCCAGTCGTTCTCGACGGACGCCCAGCGCCACGCCGACATCGTCAAGCAGGCCGTCGAACACGACGGCTTCGGCTTCGTCAACGTGTTCAGTCCCTGCGTGACGTTCAACGACGTCGACACGTACGACTACTTCCGCGATCAGATCGTCGACCTCGAGGAGACGGAGCACGACCCGACCGACTACGACGACGCCCGGTCGCGCATCCTCGACCGGGACGCGGAGTACCAGGGCGTCCTCTACCGCAACGATGACTCGGTGCCCTACGGCGAGAGCCACGGCGTCGCCGCCGACATGACCGACATCCCGAACGGCGCCCCCGACGACGCGATGGATCTCGTCCGCGAGTTCTACTGATACGGATTATTGGAACTGGTTACCGGTGGTCGCTGGGACGGTCCAGCGACCCACCGGTACTGACTGACAATAAACCGTATGAATCGGCGCCGCCGCCCCGACAAACGGAACGACTCAAGTCCCAGAGCGAAATACCTCCACTCGATGTCCACGCTGTCTCGCTTCGGCACCTCGGTAACCGACATCGTCAGCGATCTTCGGCGCGACGGCTCCGGCTGGGTCCTGCTGTTCGTCTCGCTCGGCTGGTTTCTCTCGCTCGGCGTGCGCATCGTCTACCCGGCCCTCCTGCCGCAGGTGACCGCGGAGTTCGGTGTCAGCCACGCCACCACCGGCCTGTTCATCGGCGTCCTCTGGACGACGTACGCGCTCTTTCAGTTCCCGGGCGGCGCGCTGGCCGACGCAGTGGGCGAACGAGTCGTCCTCAGCGGGAGCGTCCTGTTCACCATCCTCGGGGTCGGCGCGCTCGCGCTCTCGACGACCCTCCCGCTGTTCGTGCTGGCGACGATTCTGCTCGGCTTCAGCACCGGCCTCTACGGAACCACCCGCATCACCGTGCTCTCGGCGGTGTACGACCGGATGGAGACGACCGCGATCAGCGTGAGCCAGGCGTCCGGCAACGTCGGTAACGTCGTCCTCCCCGCGACCGCTGGGTTCGTCAGCGTCTATCTGGGCTGGCGCGGTGGCTTCGGCGTTCTCGTGCCGCTCTTGCTCCTGTCGGCCGCGGGACTCTGGCTGTTCGTCCCGCGTCGGGCCGCGACGGCCACGGCGGAGGCGTCGTTCACGCAGACGATGTCGAAGGTCGCGGCGGCGATCAGAAGTCCCCGCGTGCTCGCGGTCACCCTCCTCCTGTCGCTCAACATGTTCCTCTACCAGAGCGTGACGGGGTTTCTCCCGACGTATCTCACTGATGTCAAGGGCCTGGCTCCGAGCACGGCGGCGTCGCTGTTCAGCCTCTTTTTCGCGACGGCCATCGGCATCCAGTTCCTGTCCGGCGCGGTGGCCGACCGCTTCGGCAACCGGGTCGCGATCACCGCGTTCCTCGGCCTCAGCGTTCCTGCGTTCGTCCTGCTGACCGTCGCCGAGACGTTTCTCGCGCTGGTCGGCGTCATCGTACTCCTGAGCTGTATGCTGGGCGGGATGCCCGCGGCGAACGCCGCGGGCGTCAGTGCGCTCCCCGAGGAGATTCAGGGCAGCGGGTTCGGCCTCCTCCGGACGGGTTACATCGCGTTCGGTGCGATCGGGCCGCTCGTGGTCGGACAGCTCGCCGACTACGGGCGGTTCGACGGCGCCTTTCTGTTGCTCGGCGGCGTCGCCCTCGCGATGAGCGCCTGGGGCGCCGTGTTTCAGCGGTTCGGCGAAGGGCCGTCGGACCAGTAGCTCCGTCCCCGTTCAGCAAGACTGAATACGCTCACCCGGTATCGACGTATATGTCCGACCGTTTCGACGTGATTGTCGCCGGCGCGGGGCCCGCCGGGGCCCAGTGCGCCCGCGACCTCGCTCAGCGGGGGTACGATGTCGTCGTCCTCGAAGCCGAGCAGGAGGACGGCTTCCCCCGCCAGAGCAACAAGTCGACCGCCGGGACGTTTCCTTCGATGATGGCCTCGTTCGGCGTTCCGGACGAAGTCGTGATGAACTACACCGACGACGTGGTGCTGGAGTCGCCCAACGACCACTACGTCCAGCACCAGCCCGGTGCCGTCCTCGATTTCGCGTCGTTCAAGCGCTGGCTGGTGCAGAAGGGCCGCGAGGAGGGCGCGACCTACCGGTTCGACGCCCGAGTGAACGGCCCGATCATGGAGGACGGCGTGATCGCCGGCGTCCGGTACGCGGGCGACGAGGAAGCGTACGCCGACATCGTCGTCGACGCGACGGGGCCCGCGGCACCGCTCGCGAAGGCACTGGACGTGAGCGACCTGCAGCGCAAACACCAGGCCATCGGCATCGAGTGGGAGATGGAGGGCGTCGACATCGATCACCCGCAGTACGCCGACCTCACCAACACGATGATGCTCCGCCTGGATCATGAGTTCGCCCCTGGCGGCTACTCGTGGGTCTTCCACACCGGCGGCGACACCGCGAAGGTCGGTCTCTGTTACATCCAGAACGACAACCACGACCGGTACGGCCGTGACGACACGAGCATCGACGACTATCTCGAACACTGGCTCGACACCGACCCGCGCTTTGCCGACGCCGAGCGCATCTCGGACAAGCAGCAGCACCGCGGCTCCGCCCACATCCAGATGCCGGATAAGCTCTACACGGACAGCTTCATGGCCATCGGCGACGCTGTGCCGACCGTCGATCCGCTGTGGGGCGAGGGGATCCACAAGGGGATGAAATCGGGGCGGATGGCCGCCATCACCGCCGACCGCTGTTTCACGAACGAGGTGCCCGACACCTCGGCCGAAGCGATATCGGTGTACAGCAAACTCTGGCACAGCGAAGTGGCCCCGCGGATGCGAGAACGCCTCCTGATGACGGAACTGCTCTACCTCGCGCCGAACGAACGGTACGATACGCTGATGGACGACCTCCGTGCGGCCGACAGCGACCTGCTGGCGAAAGCCAACGCCGGGAACGTCCGCGCGATGCTCAGTCTGCTCCACCTCCGCGACATCCCCCTGCTCGGCAAGTTCGCGAAAGAGCGCCTGACGGAGTAGCGGCACGTACCCACGCTTCCCCAACGCCTTTCGGCGTCTCGGCCCTTCAATTGGATATGTCTCAGTCCCCGAACGAACCGCCGATGCTCGGTCTCGGAACGTGGCAGAACACCGATCCGGAAGCGTGTGCCAACGCAGTGGCGACCGCCCTCGAACTGGGCTATCGCCACATCGACACCGCACAGGCCTACGACAACGAAGAACACGTCGGCGACGGCCTCGCGCAGGCGGACATCCCCCGCGACGACATCTTTCTCGCGACGAAGGTGTGGATCGATCAGCTCGCGCCCGACGACGTGCTGTCGTCGACCGAGGAGAGCCTCGACGAACTCGGCGTCGACTACGTCGACCTGCTCTACGTCCACTGGCCGGCCGGCGACTACGACGCCGCGGAGACGCTCGCCGCGTTCGAGCGACTCCGCGACGAGGGGAAAATCGACCACATCGGAATCAGCAACTTCGAACCCGATCAGGTGACCGAGGCCATCGAGGTGACCGACGCCCCCATCTTCGCGAACCAGATCGAATGCCACCCCTTCCTCCCGCAGACCGAACTCCGCGACCACTGCGCCGCCAACGACATCGAAGTCGTGGCGTACTCCCCGCTGGCCCGGGGCGAAGTGTTCGACTCACCGGAGATTCAGGCGGTCGCGGAGAAACACGACGCCAGCGAGGCCCAGGTGTCGCTCGCGTGGCTTCGCGAGAAGGGCGTGACGGCCATTCCGAAAGCCACGAGCGAGACCCACATCCGCGACAACTGGGCGTCGCGTTCGGTCGAACTCGATGCCGACGACGTGGCGCGGATCGACGCCATCGACGAGCGAAAACGCCTCGTCGACCCCGACTTCGCGCCCTGGTGATCACGGGCGGTCGACGGTCTCGGCGTCGGCGTCGTCCGCGTCATCGACGGTCGCAGCGATCCGGACCCCGGCCAACGAGACGACGATGGCGGAGACGACGAAAAGCGCGAGGCGTTCGGTCGGCGGGATCGGCACGCCGAACAGTTGCAGGTGGGTGAGGACGCCCTCGCGCTCGAGGAAGTAGCCCGCGAAGCCGCGGACGACGAGACCGAGGGCGACGACGCCGAACGGGAGGTTCAGATACGGCCGCGGCACCCGATCCGCGTCGATGAGTTCGTCGAGGAGGCGCCCGGCGCTCGCGGTGAGCGCCGCCAGCGCCAGCCACGGGATGCTGCTGTAGAAAAACTGCATGATCGGGACGAGGCTGACGCCGCTGACGCTGTCGTCGACGGGGGAGACGGCGAGCACCCCGAGGAACCCCCCGACGAGCGTGAGGCCGCCCGCGACGGCGTAAGTGACGACCGACACCTGCCCCGAGTAGAGGGCCTCACGGGTCCGGTCGGGCAGGCGAGCGAGGTAGTCGTCGATGGCGAGGCCCTTGTACAACACCGCAGCACCGAGCAGCGAGGCGAGGCCCGCGAGCGCGACGCCGACGGAGAACCGCACGAGCAACACCGGCAGGAGGAGCAGGCCGACGCCGAGCGGAACCAGCACGGTCGAGCGGAGTTGCTCGTCGGCCAGGAACTGCTTCAGGAGGTAGTACGTGGACTCGATGTCGCGGGCCTGTCGGACGACGACCCGGTCGACCGAGTCGACGGGGAGGCGACTCTCGACGATGGGGAGGAGTCGTTCGTCGTCGGCGCTGTCCGTGACGACGATGGCGGAGTCGGGGTCGTGGCGGTCGAGCAGCGTATCGATCTGGGCCGCGACGGAGCGGTCGGCACCGACGGCGGAGTTACCCGCGCCGGAGACGACGGCGACCATGGCGTCCTCGCCGTCGCTACGGAGGTCCCGCGTGACGCGCAGCGATTCGAGCAGGCAGTTGACCGTCGAATCCTCGGGGTCCGCGAGGCCGACCTCCGTCACCAGCGACCGCACCGCATCCCACCCGTCGACTGGCATCGACACGCCGACGGTCCGGCCGATGTCGTCGGCACGGTCGACACACAGGACGAGCGTGGTCACGGTTCCGAGAACTACCTATGGGGATAAATATCTCTCGCCAGTCATGCGGTCGTCTGTAACCGGCTCGGGGTGTTCGTCACCCAATAGCGAATCGCTGCTGACTGCCAAAACGCGATATAGACCGGTTCAGAACCGGAGACGGAAGCCCTGCTCGTCGGCGACGACGCTCGCGACGCCCGCGCCAAAGGCGTAGACGGCGGCCGTCACACCACCCCGGAGGCGATCGGCCAGTCCGCGCTCGGGCGCGAACTCGCGGACGGACACCTCGGTGTCGAGCAGGTCCGCGACGTGGTCCTCCACGGCCGCCCTGTCGCCGAGTTCGTCGACCAGTCCCCGTTCGGCAGCATCCTCGCCGAGGTAGACGCGGGCCTCGGTGTCGCGGATCGCCTCGGGATCCATCTCCCGGCCCTCGGCCACGCGGTCGACGAAGTCGTCGTAGAAGCCGTCGACGATGCCCTGCAGGTACTCCCGTTCGTCTTCGGAGAGTTCCTTCAGCGGCATCCCGGCGTCCTTGTACTTGCCGGCGGCGAAGCGCTCGTAGGAGACCCCGAGGTCGTCGGCCAACTCGGAGACATTCACCTGCGAGCCGATGACGCCGATGCTGCCGACGACCGTCGGCCGTCGCGCCCAGAGTTCGTCACAGCCGCTGGCGATCCAGTAGCCGCCGCTGGCGCAGATGTCGGTCGCGTACGCGATGGTCGGCCCGTCGAACGCCGCCGCCGCGCGGCGGATGTCGTCGCTCGGGACGACCTCCCCGCCGGGCGTGTCGAGTTTCACCAGGAGGGCGTCGACGGCGTCGTCCTCGTCTGCGCACTCGATCTGCTCGACGATTTCGTCGGCCGTGGCGCCGATGACTCCGCCCGGGAGCGGACCGGGCTTTCCGCCGTCTCGCGTGATCGGCCCCTTGACGGCCACCTCGGCGGTGTTGTAGTCGGGAAACACCGAGTCGGCGATCCGGGTCGCGGCACGGGTGCCGACCAGTACGACGCCGACGGTCAACAGCACGCCGAGCAGTTCCGCGAACGATCCGGGAACGACCACGAAGACCACGATGCCGAGGAGGGCCGCGACGAACCCGCCCAGGCCGACGATCACGAGTCGACCGATGTCGTCGCCGTCACTCACACAGTCTCACCATACGCGATGTGGGGACCGGCGCGGTATAAATACTGTCGGCTGTGCGGTCGGGGCACTCCCGGAGTCGGGACTGTCGACGTAACGAGCCGGAGAAAAACCGCGTCAGCAGCGTCGCCGAACTACAGAAGCCCCGTTTTCTGGAGCTTCATCAGGTCCTCGGTGTCGAGGGTTTCGCCTTCCTTGAACTTCTGGTAGATCTCCTCGGCCTCCTCCTTGGCGGCCTCGCGCTCGGCTTCGCGCTCGTCCTGCTGCTCCTCTTCCTCTTCCTTGTCGAGTTCGCGCAGGCGCTTCTGGACGCGGACGAAGTCCTCGTGGTGGCGGTCGGCCGCTTCCTGGGCCTCGACGAAGAGTTCGTGCATCTCGTCGGCCTTGTCACGGATCTCGTCGGCCTCGCGGTAGGCCTCGATCATCTGGTTGTGGTGTTCTTGGGCCTTGTCCGCGAGTTCCGTCACCTTCTGGTGGTGCTGGGACGCTTCGGAGCGGACCTCTTCGGCCTCCTCGACGAGGTCTTCGAGTTCGCTCGCGTCGTCGAGTTTGTCCTTGCGCTGCTGGTACTCCTCGCGTTTCTCCTCGATCTTCTCGATGAGTTCGCGTTCGTCCTCGGCGCTCAGGACTTCGGTCTGCTGTCGAAATTCGAGCTCCTCGATTTCCTCTTCGAGTTCTTCCAGATCCTTGCCGTCCCCGAGCTCGAGGTCCTGTTTCAGCTCTTCTACCTGATCGAAGAGTTCGTTGGCCTCGGCGTTGAGCTCGTTACGACTCTCTTTGTGTTCCTGGACCTTCTCATTGAGTTCGTCCCGCTTTTCGCGGTGTTCCTGGGCCTCGTCGACCTTCTCGCGCGTCTTGGCGTTCAGGTCGTCGCGCTTCGAGGCGCGCTCCGACGCCATCTGGTTGAGTTCGTTGCGTCGGTCCCGGAGCTGTCCGGCGAGTTTGATGAGCTGTCCCTTCGAGTCGTTTTCGAGCTGCTCGTCCGTGAGTTCGACGTTGTCCGCTTCGTTGAGGGGTGCGACGTCGAATTCGTTGAGTACTTCTTCAGTTGTTACCATTGTTGAAACCTCGATACCACCGCTCCGGCGAGACTGGTGACTAATCGGCGCGCGACCAACCGTGGATAAGAATTCCCGATCATTCTGCGTGCGATGCCACCAAAACGCCGGAGGCGTGTTGGTACTAAATTGTACAGCCGACATATGTATAAACCCTTCGGTGGTCGAAACCCTGCAAAACGGTGGCACAGCCCCGGGTACAGCCGTGTTAACGGTTGACACGAGGTGCGGGAATACATATAAAACAACGCCGGGGACGCTCCAGTTTCACTTTCACCGCGGGGTTGGCTCGGCTTCTTGGTAGCTCATCCAACATGATTGGATATGCTCGAAAACCTCACCAGCACGTGCGAGGCGGCCGGCTGTGATCGACCCCTCGACGACAGCGCCCTGATGCTGACGCTGCGGACCGAGGCCGGCGAGCGGCGGGCCTACGAGTGCGCCTGTGGCGCGGTGACCGTGACGGTCGTGCGGGACTGATACGGTTTATTGTAAGTCAGTACCGGTGGGTCGCTGGACCGTCTCCGCGAACCACCGGTAAATAGTTACAATAATCCGTATGATACAGCCGACAGTATGAACCGGCACCGCTTTGAGTGAAGACCGGCGATCCGAGGCCATGCGAGAGGTCGTCCACGCCCACGGTCACGAACACGTCGCTGCGACCCACGAGAGCACGTTCGAAGTGACGACCGACGACTGGTTGACGCCCGCCGGCGACTGCATCGTCGGCATCGACGCCGACCGGGCACCGGCCGACTTCGACGACGACTTCGTCGCCGCCTGCCGCGATCCGGGATCGACCATCACGCTGACCCTCGAGGCCGACGGCACGGTCGAACGCGTCCAGGCCCGCGGCCACCCCGACCTCACCTTCGAGAGCGACCGGAGCGCCGTCGTGCGGACGAGCACGTACGCCGACGACCGCACCGTCGCCGTCGGCGCCGACGCCGCTGCGGCTGATCTGGACCGCGACCTGATCGCCGCCCTCGAAGCCGGCGCCGATCTCACGCTCACGCTGACCGTCGAGTGACGCCGCGTTTTTGCTCTCGGACGCCAACGATCAGCCATGCCCGAGGAACCAGCCGAGAACGTCAGCGGCGGCACCGACGGCGGCGGCGTCGACACTCAGTTCCCGACCGGTGATCCCGAAACGCGGGCCGAAGCCGTCGTCGACGCACTGGGCGACATGTACTGGCAGAAGGCCTACGGCGGCCGCGACGCCTTCCCCTGTCTCGTCCGCACGGTGCTGAGTCAGAACACGAGCGACGTGGCCAGCCAACCGGCGTTCGACGCCCTGCTCCAGCGCTACGACGGCCCCGACACCGACCTCGCCGTGACGCTGGTGAACGCCGACCGCGAGCGACTCGCCGAAACCATCCAACCGGCCGGCCTCCACAAGCAGAAATCCCGCGTCATCAGCGAGGCTGCCGAGGAAGTCGTCGCCGAGTTCGGCGACAGCGAGGCGTTCGACCGCTTCGTCCGGAAGGGCGACCCGGCCGCAGTGCGCGATCGACTCCTCTCGATCCGTGGCGTCGGCCCCAAGACTGCGGACTGCGTCCTCCTCTTTGCCGGCGGGCGCGGCGGCGTTTTCCCCGTCGATACACACGTCCACCGCGTCGCTCGCCGGATGGGCCTGGCGCCGCCGGACGCCGACCACGAGGCCGTTCGCGAGGCGCTCGAAGAATCCGTACCGACCGAGAAATGCGGATTCGGGCACACCGCAATGATCCAGTTCGGGCGCGACTACTGTTCGGCGCGAAAGCCAGCGTGTCTCGACGGTCCGGAGGCGTGCCCGCTCGCGGACCTGTGTGACCGGGTCGGCGTCTCACCCGAAACGGGCGACGTCGTCGACCCCGCGGACGCTACTTGAACCGGAACGTTTCGAGGTTCTTCGGGGCGAACGTCCGCATGTTGTAGTCGTGATAGAGCGCCGAGGAGAGGTCCTGCACGGAGCGCTCGTCGCCGTGGACACAGAGCACTTTCTCGGGGCGCGGATTCATCGTCTTGACGAAGTTCTCGAGGCCCTGCCGGTCGGCGTGGCCGGAGAAGCCGTCGACGGTTTCGACGCCCATGTTGAGCGAGAGCGTGTTGCCGCGCCCGCGCCCGGAGCGCCCGCGGTCGTTCATCGGAATCTCGTCCCAGCCGTTCTGGATGCGGCGGCCGAGGGTTCCCTGGGCCTGGTAGCCGACGAACACGAGCGTCGAGTCCGGATCCGGACCGAGATGGCGGAGCCAGGACATGATCGGGCCGCCGGTGACCATCCCCGACGTCGAGAGGATGATGGCCGAGTCGCCGTCGGCGACTTCCTGGCGTTCGTCCTCGCCGGCGTCGATGTGGTTGAACTCCTCGGCGAGGAAGGGGTTCTCGTCCTCGTGGAAGATGCGGTCCCGGAGGTCGTCGCGGAGATACTCGGGGTAGGTGGTGTGAATCGCCGTCGCCTCCCAGATCATCCCGTCGAGGTGGACGGGCATCCGCGGGATCTTGCCGCTCCGCATCGCTTCCTCGAGGACGAGCATGATCTCCTGGGATCGCCCGACTGCGAACGCCGGAATGACGATTTTCCCGTCCTGTTCGTAGGTGTCGTTGATGATCTCCAGGAGGTTGCGCTCGGAGTCCGCCTGGTCGGTCTGATAGTCGTTGCGCCCGCCGTAGGTGGATTCGAGGACGAGCGTCTCGACCCGCGGGAAGTCGTTGACGGCGCCGTTGAACAGGCGCGTGTCCTCGTAGTGGATGTCACCCGAGAACGCCACGTTGTAGAGGCCGTCGCCGATGTGGAAGTGAGAGACGGCGGAGCCGAGGATGTGACCGGCGTTGTGGAAGGTGAGTTTCACGTCCGGCGCGATGTCGGTCACGTCGCCGTATTCGAGCGGGACGGTGTGTTTGATCGCCTCGCGCACCATCTCGCTCTCGTAGGGCGGCGTGCGGCCTTCCTTCGAGGCCACGTCGAGGTAGTCGAGGGTGAGCAGCCCCATCAGATCACGGGTGGGTTCCGTACAGTAGATGGGACCGTCGTAGCCGTACTTGAACAGTAGCGGGATGAGCGCGGAGTGGTCGAGGTGAGCGTGCGTGAGCACGACGGCGTCGATGGAGTTCAGCGGGGCGGCCTCGGGCACCTGCAGGTAGGGCACCTCGCCCTCGGCACCGGGTTTGTCGCCGCAGTCGATCAGGATGCGCGTCTCGGCGGTCGAGAGAATGAAACTCGCGCGGCCGACCTCGCGACAGCAGCCCAGGGTGGTGATACGCACCCACTGGTCGTCGGCCATCTCCTCGCGGTGAATCTGACGACCG comes from Haloplanus sp. XH21 and encodes:
- a CDS encoding coiled-coil protein, producing MVTTEEVLNEFDVAPLNEADNVELTDEQLENDSKGQLIKLAGQLRDRRNELNQMASERASKRDDLNAKTREKVDEAQEHREKRDELNEKVQEHKESRNELNAEANELFDQVEELKQDLELGDGKDLEELEEEIEELEFRQQTEVLSAEDERELIEKIEEKREEYQQRKDKLDDASELEDLVEEAEEVRSEASQHHQKVTELADKAQEHHNQMIEAYREADEIRDKADEMHELFVEAQEAADRHHEDFVRVQKRLRELDKEEEEEQQDEREAEREAAKEEAEEIYQKFKEGETLDTEDLMKLQKTGLL
- a CDS encoding endonuclease III domain-containing protein — its product is MPEEPAENVSGGTDGGGVDTQFPTGDPETRAEAVVDALGDMYWQKAYGGRDAFPCLVRTVLSQNTSDVASQPAFDALLQRYDGPDTDLAVTLVNADRERLAETIQPAGLHKQKSRVISEAAEEVVAEFGDSEAFDRFVRKGDPAAVRDRLLSIRGVGPKTADCVLLFAGGRGGVFPVDTHVHRVARRMGLAPPDADHEAVREALEESVPTEKCGFGHTAMIQFGRDYCSARKPACLDGPEACPLADLCDRVGVSPETGDVVDPADAT
- a CDS encoding beta-CASP ribonuclease aCPSF1, which codes for MSSVDKQLEDLEAEIEEELPPGISVSDVKYEGPELVVYTRDPKEFASDGDLIRSLASKLRKRITVRPDPDVLMDIEEARERIQDVIPEDAGVTDLDFHADTGEVVIEAEKPGMVIGRHGSTLREITQAIGWTPEVVRTPPIESSTVSNVRNFLKQEREERRDILERVGRQIHREEMADDQWVRITTLGCCREVGRASFILSTAETRILIDCGDKPGAEGEVPYLQVPEAAPLNSIDAVVLTHAHLDHSALIPLLFKYGYDGPIYCTEPTRDLMGLLTLDYLDVASKEGRTPPYESEMVREAIKHTVPLEYGDVTDIAPDVKLTFHNAGHILGSAVSHFHIGDGLYNVAFSGDIHYEDTRLFNGAVNDFPRVETLVLESTYGGRNDYQTDQADSERNLLEIINDTYEQDGKIVIPAFAVGRSQEIMLVLEEAMRSGKIPRMPVHLDGMIWEATAIHTTYPEYLRDDLRDRIFHEDENPFLAEEFNHIDAGEDERQEVADGDSAIILSTSGMVTGGPIMSWLRHLGPDPDSTLVFVGYQAQGTLGRRIQNGWDEIPMNDRGRSGRGRGNTLSLNMGVETVDGFSGHADRQGLENFVKTMNPRPEKVLCVHGDERSVQDLSSALYHDYNMRTFAPKNLETFRFK
- a CDS encoding DUF371 domain-containing protein, giving the protein MREVVHAHGHEHVAATHESTFEVTTDDWLTPAGDCIVGIDADRAPADFDDDFVAACRDPGSTITLTLEADGTVERVQARGHPDLTFESDRSAVVRTSTYADDRTVAVGADAAAADLDRDLIAALEAGADLTLTLTVE